In one window of Henckelia pumila isolate YLH828 chromosome 1, ASM3356847v2, whole genome shotgun sequence DNA:
- the LOC140875495 gene encoding protein SWOLLEN 1 isoform X4 codes for MDYDDNDCGGQNLHLAGEENSKISSVLQPFSLPKFDFDDSLHGHLRFDSLVENEVFLGIPSQEDNHWIEDFSRGSSGIEFNSNSTEPCALPRHDNVWSEATSSESVEMLLKAVGQEEVAPGETMVEGSDPQLGSSTKQVGDNLKNDQMDYVLEVEGCGLKATSESLHTDLKSSMDNQGDSSGLLNESLSEQEQENLPSPDTHVDNNESSSQLITESIVETSDVDKFCNSNFVNTVNAANDISVEVEVRKEEFSMNYELVGGNDSVNLDMPCHVEIPAKLGSVDHAVDACATTVGGTPGTSGKGESMSTLEGFNDACFIAAGNVDCGPAVFSSGTKIKQLPEGCDMLTEKPSSPLRENEFVAGIGIEGSKRDDLGDSADSSFNGADCITKTVVEDITNVREVAAIQEENLEQGDHVSPAMLPESMQTCRENDLSVQSVVHEGEVAEVNLKAASTQSNNFSGDNPVLNSEVSGTILISSGAVEGDLSDLDEHDTPSYHIPNRDQNKIIESEANKESIISGTKVSFGVADEFAPAIGSEKSTLFDSVRVKEPETVDQSAMLMEASSAISFDKTSKDSNEDMEHSAPGLTVQDDVAEAAPSEKPKEAEEGKNTVENSSIVSATINAVDIDESNLLSLPGMSCTESSQGEVSKRVNLTNSESKNVGNVLSSSADAKLKTLSKEEGICTSDIRYLGSLTKSTGYSSSGLQSVPSIQASKLPVTGSVSLPTSGGTDPVILKGISHETSLMSDGVPPSGGFKASTERKSRRGSNKSVKESAKKGNQVKEKSPLRQTEKGGKSCGPLSPLLAGQLMTLDSVVKPRATVSIPGSTLPDLNTSAPISSFFQQPFTDLQQVQLRAQIFVYGSLIQGVAPDEACMVSSFGVSDGGRSTWEPSWRAVVEKLNGQKSQGYNFETPVRSSSGAKAPDQVSRQTFAGSEVLSSPAGRASNKVISSQAINPLIPLSSPLWNVSVSSCEAVPSSSAARCAGFDYPAVSPLHPYHTPPIRNLVSHTTSWQPQASFTVPWATSSQSSPFDISSSYTVFPISEPVKSAAAVKGSSSLSSGVKLVTPVPAIHTGSTALFPEASSLDLKKVAVSTTQTSANAKSRKRKKSSGVDSVLQASATATLADSFSIPVIDNRLSKKASAMEDFSRLPVSDSMPMPVVSCHYSTSIAFTSPSNSVPKGKSIQFVSSAWPSISNDHHKSGDLSMDKRAPFFEEFSKVEEAKLHAEEAAVHASAAMRHCQGLWSQLEQQKNSGLKTEAEAKLASAAVAVAAAASVAKAAAAAAKVASNAAMQAKQIADESVTKCGTLGAPECDTLNTVNNLANAIPVSILKSGDYNNTSSFVISAAKEAAKKRVEAASAATRHAENLDAIVKAAEMAAEAVSHAGKVVAMGDPFTLSQLVEAGPDGYWKVPQGGTVPGSKSNDMNNSKSDNSNVVEIYSKDMHVSNHITSPAQKELSRNVVDTAVTVEEGLVSSIKHGEKNSKANKDKRVTEPDKASGIAAEPILKSRLKSFTPVTYDNTAIIKDGSTVEVLKDRGDLKKAWFSANVLSLKDRDAFVCFTELQSDQEQKYSLSTMKIRKNAFPIPRSEQLKEWVSLEAKDGNPPTVRIPHPITAAQFEGTRKRRRAAVKDYAWSVGDKVDAWVQDCWREGIISEKNKKDTTTWSVHFPAQGETLDVKVWHLRPTVVWVDGQWIECCRSGQVRTSQGDTPIEKRPKLGSNDMVTEGAGELSKTIDFAEVDKAEHRLPLSAEETVFNAGSTRVGKKPDMGRTMRSGSQKEGSRVVIGVPKPGKRRKFIEVSKHYVSDRNTKTVPGDSVKLAKFLTSQGPGSRGSKNSSKIDLKEKLLAEAKSKAPKSGKPPTVPSRILPQKDGLNSSHSNASDAAMSNDDNEAVEKSLTEFASFSNVPESAIVFSSRARSENRKKTSAMNPMPERFKKGKLAPSSGKSEKNEADENFVSGVAEPRRSIRRIQPTSRLLEGLQSSLTISKLPSSSHDKSHRSNTKNTSKGYSSRN; via the exons ATGGACTATGATGACAATGACTGTGGAGGCCAGAATCTTCACTTAGCTGGTGAAGAGAATTCTAAAATTTCCTCAGTTTTACAACCATTTTCTCTTCCCAAGTTCGATTTTGATGACAGTCTTCACGGGCATTTAAGATTCGATAGTTTAGTTGAGAACGAAGTTTTTCTTGGTATTCCAAGTCAGGAAGACAATCATTGGATAGAGGATTTTTCTCGGGGAAGCAGTGGAATAGAGTTCAACTCCAACTCAACAGAACCTTGTGCTTTGCCGAGGCATGACAATGTGTGGTCTGAGGCAACATCATCGGAATCCGTTGAAATGTTACTGAAGGCAGTCGGACAGGAAGAGGTGGCCCCAGGTGAAACTATGGTTGAGGGTTCAGACCCTCAGCTTGGTAGCTCAACGAAACAAGTGGGTGATAACTTGAAGAATGACCAGATGGATTATGTGCTTGAAGTTGAAGGTTGTGGTTTAAAAGCGACCAGTGAAAGTTTGCATACAGACCTGAAGAGCTCCATGGACAATCAAGGTGATTCAAGTGGCTTGCTGAATGAATCTCTAAGCGAACAGGAGCAGGAAAATTTACCTAGTCCGGACACGCATGTTGATAACAATGAGAGCTCTTCTCAGCTGATCACCGAGAGCATTGTGGAGACCAGTGATGTGGACAAGTTCTGTAATTCCAATTTTGTTAACACGGTTAATGCAGCAAATGATATATCTGTTGAAGTGGAGGTACGAAAGGAAGAGTTCAGTATGAATTATGAATTAGTGGGTGGGAATGATTCCGTCAATTTGGATATGCCTTGTCATGTTGAAATTCCTGCTAAGTTGGGATCTGTAGATCATGCAGTTGACGCTTGTGCTACTACCGTTGGTGGAACTCCAGGTACTTCTGGGAAGGGAGAGTCCATGTCTACACTTGAGGGTTTCAACGATGCTTGTTTCATTGCTGCTGGTAACGTTGATTGTGGGCCTGCAGTTTTCTCTTCAGGTACAAAGATTAAGCAGCTGCCTGAAGGTTGTGATATGTTAACTGAGAAGCCATCTTCTCCACTTCGAGAAAACGAGTTTGTTGCGGGAATTGGAATAGAAGGCAGTAAGAGAGATGATCTTGGTGATTCAGCAGATTCGTCATTTAATGGTGCGGACTGCATTACGAAAACAGTGGTTGAGGATATCACAAATGTGAGAGAGGTTGCTGCCATACAGGAAGAAAATTTAGAGCAAGGGGACCATGTCTCTCCTGCCATGCTACCTGAGAGCATGCAGACATGCAGAGAAAATGATCTTTCCGTGCAGTCAGTTGTTCATGAAG GTGAGGTAGCGGAAGTAAATCTGAAGGCAGCTTCAACCCAATCCAATAATTTTAGTGGGGATAATCCAG TATTGAACTCGGAGGTTTCAGGCACAATTTTGATATCATCAGGTGCCGTAGAAGGTGATTTATCTGATTTGGATGAGCATGACACACCTTCCTATCATATACCGAACAGGgatcagaataaaataattgaatCTGAAGCAAATAAAGAATCAATTATATCAGGGACGAAGGTGTCTTTTGGAGTGGCTGATGAGTTTGCCCCTGCTATTGGATCTGAAAAGAGCACATTGTTTGATTCTGTTCGAGTCAAAGAACCTGAGACAGTTGATCAGTCTGCTATGCTGATGGAAGCTTCCAGTGCTATCTCTTTTGACAAAACTAGTAAGGACTCGAACGAAGATATGGAACATTCTGCCCCTGGTTTGACTGTGCAAGATGATGTAGCTGAAGCTGCACCTTCTGAAAAGCCAAAAGAAGCAGAAGAAGGAAAAAACACCGTGGAAAATTCTTCAATAGTTTCAG CTACCATCAATGCTGTTGATATTGATGAATCGAACCTGCTTTCTTTGCCTGGCATGAGTTGTACTGAGTCTTCGCAAGGTGAAGTAAGCAAGCGTGTGAATCTTACAAACAGTGAATCCAAAAATGTTGGCAATGTTTTATCATCATCAGCGGATGCAAAATTGAAAACTCTCTCCAAAGAAGAGGGAATATGTACTTCAGATATCAGGTATTTAGGAAGTCTAACTAAGTCTACTGGATATTCCAGCTCCGGTCTGCAATCAGTTCCCAGTATTCAAGCAAGCAAATTGCCTGTG ACTGGGAGTGTATCCTTACCGACATCTGGTGGCACAGATCCTGTAATATTGAAGGGAATTTCTCATGAAACTTCTTTAATGTCTGATGGGGTGCCACCATCTGGAGGCTTCAAAGCGTCGACCGAGCGGAAATCAAGACGTGGAAGCAATAAATCTGTGAAGGAAAGTGCAAAAAAGGGAAATCAGGTGAAGGAAAAATCACCTTTGAGGCAAACTGAAAAGGGGGGTAAATCTTGTGGGCCGTTGAGTCCGCTTTTGGCTGGCCAACTCATGACGCTCGATAGCGTTGTGAAGCCAAGGGCCACTGTTTCTATTCCTGGATCCACTTTGCCGGATCTAAATACTTCTGCTCCAATATCATCTTTCTTTCAACAGCCTTTTACCGATTTACAGCAAGTTCAACTGCGAGCACAGATCTTTGTTTATGGATCTCTTAT ACAAGGAGTAGCGCCTGATGAAGCTTGTATGGTTTCATCCTTTGGTGTGTCTG ATGGCGGCAGGAGCACTTGGGAACCTTCTTGGCGTGCTGTTGTAGAAAAGCTTAACGGTCAGAAATCCCAGGGATATAATTTTGAAACACCTGTACGATCAAGCTCAG GTGCTAAAGCTCCAGATCAAGTGAGTAGACAGACTTTTGCTGGAAGTGAAGTTCTTTCATCTCCTGCTGGTCGAGCAAGCAACAAAGTCATCTCTTCTCAGGCTATTAATCCATTGATCCCTCTCTCTTCACCCCTGTGGAATGTATCTGTCTCATCTTGTGAGGCTGTGCCCTCCAGCAGCGCAGCCAGATGTGCTGGTTttgattatccggctgtttctcCCTTGCACCCTTATCATACCCCACCCATACGAAATTTGGTGTCGCATACAACCTCTTGGCAACCTCAGGCTTCCTTTACAGTACCCTGGGCTACTTCTTCACAAAGTTCTCCATTTGATATTAGTTCTAGTTATACCGTGTTCCCGATTTCGGAACCAGTAAAGTCGGCAGCTGCAGTTAAAGGATCATCTTCTCTTTCCTCCGGTGTAAAGCTTGTAACTCCCGTTCCTGCAATTCATACCGGTTCTACTGCTCTATTTCCTGAGGCTTCCTCTCTTGACTTGAAAAAGGTGGCCGTGTCCACCACACAGACTTCTGCTAATGCAAAATCTAGAAAGAGAAAAAAATCTTCTGGTGTTGATTCTGTTTTACAGGCTTCTGCGACTGCTACACTGGCAGATTCTTTCTCTATACCTGTAATTGATAACCGATTGTCAAAAAAGGCTTCTGCAATGGAGGATTTCAGTCGACTACCAGTTTCAGATTCAATGCCTATGCCTGTAGTTAGCTGTCATTATTCTACATCGATTGCTTTCACGTCCCCTTCTAACTCTGTGCCAAAAGGCAAATCCATTCAGTTTGTCTCTTCTGCATGGCCCTCAATTTCTAATGATCACCATAAGAGTGGTGATTTGAGCATGGATAAAAGGGCACCGTTTTTCGAGGAGTTTAGCAAGGTTGAGGAGGCTAAGTTACACGCCGAGGAGGCAGCTGTCCATGCTTCCGCCGCCATGAGGCACTGCCAAGGTCTGTGGAGTCAGTTGGAGCAGCAAAAGAATTCTGGCTTGAAGACAGAAGCCGAAGCTAAATTAGCATCTGCTGCTGTTGCTGTTGCAGCAGCTGCTTCTGTTGCTAAAGCCGCTGCCGCAGCTGCAAAGGTCGCATCAAATGCTGCTATGCAGGCAAAACAAATAGCTGATGAATCAGTAACCAAATGTGGAACCCTCGGTGCACCTGAATGTGATACCTTGAACACTGTAAACAACTTGGCCAATGCAATTCCAGTATCGATTCTGAAGAGTGGAGATTATAACAATACTTCCAGTTTTGTGATATCTGCTGCCAAAGAGGCTGCTAAAAAAAGGGTTGAGGCTGCTTCAGCTGCTACGAGACATGCTGAAAACCTTGATGCCATTGTAAAGGCAGCGGAAATGGCAGCAGAGGCTGTTTCTCATGCTGGAAAAGTTGTTGCCATGGGTGATCCTTTCACTTTGAGTCAACTGGTGGAGGCTGGACCAGATGGTTATTGGAAAGTTCCGCAGGGGGGCACTGTGCCAGGTTCAAAATCAAATGACATGAATAATAGCAAATCTGACAACAGCAATGTAGTGGAGATTTATTCTAAGGATATGCATGTTTCTAATCATATCACATCGCCTGCTCAAAAGGAGTTGTCTAGAAATGTTGTGGATACTGCTGTCACAGTTGAAGAGGGTCTTGTATCTTCTATCAAGCATGGGGAGAAGAATTCAAAAGCTAACAAGGATAAAAGAGTGACAGAGCCAGATAAAGCCAGTGGCATTGCCGCCGAACCAATTTTAAAATCGAGATTAAAATCCTTCACTCCTGTTACATATGATAATACAGCAATAATAAAAGATGGTTCCACCGTTGAG GTACTTAAGGATCGTGGTGATTTAAAGAAAGCATGGTTCTCAGCTAACGTATTAAGTTTGAAGGATCGTGATGCCTTCGTTTGCTTCACAGAACTCCAATCGGATCAAG AACAGAAATATTCCTTGTCAACAATGAAGATCAGGAAAAACGCCTTTCCCATACCTC GCTCGGAGCAACTGAAGGAGTGGGTATCTCTAGAAGCCAAAGATGGTAATCCTCCAACGGTACGAATTCCCCACCCTATTACTGCAGCGCAATTTGAAGGGACAAGGAAAAGACGTCGAGCTGCTGTGAAGGATTATGCTTGGTCCGTTGGAGACAAAGTTGATGCTTGGGTGCAAGATTG TTGGCGTGAAGGGATTATTTCTGAGAAGAATAAAAAAGACACGACCACATGGAGTGTGCATTTCCCAG CTCAAGGGGAGACATTAGATGTTAAAGTATGGCATCTACGACCAACTGTAGTTTGGGTTGATGGTCAATGGATTGAGTGTTGCAGATCAGGGCAGGTAAGGACTTCCCAG GGAGATACACCAATAGAGAAGCGACCAAAGTTGGGAAGCAATGACATGGTGACAGAAGGGGCGGGTGAGCTGTCTAAAACCATCGATTTCGCAGAAGTAGACAAAGCTGAACACAGATTGCCTTTGTCTGCCGAAGAGACAGTTTTTAATGCTGGCAGTACTAGGGTTGGTAAAAAACCTGACATGGGCAGGACTATGAGGTCTGGTTCACAGAAAGAAGGATCAAGAGTTGTAATTGGTGTTCCTAAGCCTGGAAAGAGGAGAAAATTTATTGAAGTAAGCAAACATTATGTTTCTGATAGGAACACCAAGACTGTACCTGGTGATTCAGTTAAGTTAGCTAAATTTTTGACGTCTCAAGGACCAGGATCGAGGGGATCGAAAAATAgttcaaagattgatttgaagGAGAAACTATTAGCAGAGGCTAAATCCAAAGCTCCCAAGTCTGGCAAACCTCCAACCGTCCCAAGTAGAATATTACCTCAGAAAGATGGCTTAAACTCTTCCCACTCCAATGCAAGTGATGCTGCGATGAGCAATGATGATAATGAAGCAGTTGAGAAAAGCCTTACAGAATTTGCATCCTTTTCCAATGTTCCTGAAAGTGCAATAGTATTTTCTTCTCGAGCTCGATCAGAAAATCGCAAGAAAACATCAGCAATGAATCCTATGCCTGAGCGGTTCAAGAAAGGAAAACTTGCACCTTCCAGTGGGAAGTCGGAAAAGAACGAAGCAGATGAAAATTTTGTTTCCGGTGTTGCTGAACCCCGCCGATCAATTCGCCGAATTCAGCCAACATCAAGG CTGTTGGAAGGGCTACAAAGCTCCCTCACGATATCAAAGCTCCCATCATCTTCACATGACAAAAGCCACAGGAGCAACACTAAAAACACATCTAAAG GGTATAGTAGCCGGAATTGA